The Lutibacter profundi genome includes a region encoding these proteins:
- a CDS encoding SPOR domain-containing protein, producing the protein MTLANYINNLLYRYECVIVPNFGGFITNKISAKVNNFTHTFYAPSKQLTFNSHLQNNDGLLANYIATAKNLSYTEAVLEIENEVKNWKLSLKNEELELENIGSFHLNEEKILIFEPANINYLTSSFGLTSFVSPAIKRIVYQEKVKQLETAAPIFHNEENNSKTPVFIKYAAAAVILFTLGTVGWKEYQKIEYNNLVAQSEQQQQNVEKTIQEATFIIDNPLPAITLNVTKKVNNYHIIAGAFREPENAEKKLQQLIQKGFNAQILGVNKWNLTPVAFGSFNSKKEAINKLKIIKETESKAAWLLVKEY; encoded by the coding sequence ATGACTTTAGCTAACTACATAAATAATTTATTATACCGGTATGAATGTGTAATTGTGCCCAATTTTGGTGGGTTTATAACCAACAAAATTTCAGCTAAAGTAAATAACTTTACACATACTTTTTATGCTCCTTCTAAGCAACTAACCTTTAATTCACACTTACAAAATAATGATGGGTTATTGGCAAATTATATAGCTACTGCTAAAAACCTTTCATATACTGAAGCCGTTTTAGAAATTGAAAATGAAGTTAAAAATTGGAAATTATCTTTAAAAAATGAAGAACTTGAATTAGAAAATATAGGTTCATTTCATTTAAATGAAGAAAAAATACTAATTTTTGAGCCCGCCAATATTAATTATTTAACCTCTTCATTTGGGTTGACTTCTTTTGTTTCTCCAGCCATAAAGCGTATTGTTTATCAAGAAAAAGTGAAACAACTAGAAACAGCAGCTCCAATATTTCACAATGAAGAAAACAACTCTAAAACACCTGTTTTTATTAAATATGCTGCAGCTGCAGTTATTCTGTTTACATTAGGAACTGTTGGATGGAAAGAATATCAAAAAATTGAATACAATAATTTAGTTGCTCAAAGTGAACAACAACAACAAAATGTGGAAAAAACGATACAGGAAGCTACTTTTATAATTGATAACCCACTACCAGCAATTACATTAAATGTTACAAAAAAAGTTAACAATTACCACATTATAGCCGGAGCATTTAGAGAACCAGAAAATGCTGAAAAAAAATTACAACAATTAATACAAAAAGGCTTTAATGCTCAAATTTTAGGTGTTAATAAATGGAATTTAACTCCTGTTGCCTTCGGAAGCTTTAATTCAAAAAAGGAAGCAATAAACAAATTGAAAATTATTAAAGAAACTGAATCTAAAGCTGCTTGGTTGCTTGTAAAAGAATATTAG
- a CDS encoding acyl-CoA thioesterase produces MIKAPKESLTILTDMVLPGETNPLGNLFGGELLARMDRACSIAAQRHSRKIVVTASVNHVAFTKAVPVGSVVTIEAKVSRAFKSSMEIYVDVWVEDRESQQRTKVNEGIYTFVAVDRTGSPVAVPQIKPETKLEKERYEGALRRKQLSLILSGKMSPVDATELKALFTN; encoded by the coding sequence ATGATAAAAGCACCTAAAGAATCTTTAACCATTTTAACCGATATGGTTTTACCAGGTGAAACCAATCCATTAGGGAATTTATTTGGTGGTGAGTTATTAGCACGAATGGATAGAGCTTGTAGTATTGCCGCTCAACGTCATTCACGAAAAATAGTTGTAACTGCTTCAGTAAATCATGTTGCTTTTACCAAAGCCGTACCTGTTGGAAGCGTTGTTACTATTGAAGCTAAAGTTTCCCGTGCATTTAAATCTTCTATGGAAATTTATGTTGATGTTTGGGTTGAAGATAGAGAGTCTCAACAACGAACAAAAGTAAATGAAGGTATTTACACGTTTGTAGCTGTTGATAGAACGGGCTCTCCTGTAGCCGTACCACAAATTAAACCAGAAACAAAACTTGAAAAAGAACGTTATGAAGGTGCTTTACGACGTAAACAATTAAGCTTAATTTTATCGGGGAAAATGAGCCCTGTAGATGCTACAGAATTGAAAGCACTTTTCACAAATTAG
- a CDS encoding murein hydrolase activator EnvC family protein has translation MRCKLQYVFFIFILIFSIDVSAQKTKRQILEARRIQNKKDQIYINALLSNTKRKEKNLLNELKDLKAKIKSRENLISTITKESNELANEIYLNQLQINKNKRNLELLKKNYGDMIFQSYKSKSQNSRIMFLLSSENFYQGYKRFQYMKQYASFRKKQGEEIQAKIAELEVLIDTLLHKKELKQLLLSEKKEEQLAVEKEKKEQENLLSRVKKKENKYKRQIRKFQKEEARIDAQIKKVIKDAIIASNKKTGKKTSKSAVFKLTAEAKELASKFTLNKGKLPWPVEKGYISTYYGNQPSPINKATIIRSNGIRITTNEGSKARAVFDGTVFNILVMSGNKKMILIKHGDYITGYKNLESVFVAKGDKVSTKQEIGAIFTDKITGKTILGFFLLRNTTYENPKKWIYK, from the coding sequence ATGAGGTGTAAATTACAGTACGTTTTTTTTATTTTTATACTAATATTTAGCATTGATGTTTCTGCTCAAAAAACAAAACGTCAAATACTTGAAGCGCGCAGAATTCAGAATAAAAAAGATCAAATTTATATCAATGCACTTCTTTCAAACACTAAAAGAAAAGAGAAAAATTTACTAAACGAGTTAAAAGATTTAAAGGCTAAAATTAAATCAAGAGAAAATTTAATTTCAACAATAACAAAAGAATCTAATGAGCTTGCAAATGAAATTTATTTAAATCAATTACAAATTAATAAAAACAAACGAAATTTAGAGCTTTTAAAAAAGAATTATGGTGATATGATTTTTCAATCATACAAAAGCAAATCTCAAAATAGTAGAATTATGTTTTTGCTATCATCAGAAAACTTTTATCAAGGATATAAGCGTTTTCAATATATGAAACAATACGCTTCATTTAGGAAAAAGCAAGGAGAAGAAATTCAGGCTAAAATAGCGGAGCTAGAAGTTTTAATAGATACATTATTACATAAAAAAGAGTTAAAACAACTTCTTTTATCTGAAAAAAAAGAAGAACAATTAGCTGTTGAGAAAGAAAAGAAAGAGCAGGAGAATTTATTAAGTCGAGTTAAGAAAAAAGAAAATAAATATAAAAGACAGATTCGGAAATTTCAAAAAGAAGAAGCGCGTATTGATGCACAAATTAAGAAAGTAATTAAAGATGCAATTATTGCTTCAAATAAAAAAACAGGTAAAAAAACAAGCAAATCTGCGGTGTTTAAACTTACAGCAGAAGCAAAAGAATTAGCATCAAAATTTACATTAAATAAGGGGAAATTGCCTTGGCCTGTAGAAAAAGGATATATTTCAACATACTATGGAAACCAGCCAAGCCCCATTAATAAAGCTACAATTATAAGAAGTAATGGTATTAGAATAACTACCAATGAAGGTAGTAAAGCTAGAGCTGTTTTTGATGGTACAGTATTTAATATTTTAGTAATGTCTGGGAATAAAAAAATGATTTTAATCAAGCACGGAGATTATATAACAGGATATAAAAATTTAGAAAGCGTTTTTGTAGCAAAAGGAGATAAGGTTAGCACCAAACAAGAAATAGGCGCAATTTTTACAGATAAAATTACTGGAAAAACAATCTTGGGATTCTTTTTACTAAGAAACACAACATATGAAAACCCAAAAAAATGGATTTATAAATAA
- a CDS encoding GEVED domain-containing protein, producing MKQNYFQKKLLLIFISFFLFIGQINAQKKELVPIAKPSQLRVKLGKVYRANQKDLLFKEHLNKRGEDKIIFIKSESDKLGFTHDRYQQYYKNIKVDFATPIVHIKNGEIKSLSGEFYQIENLNITPKISKGIALQRAIASIGASSYMWQDTRNARLINYKKPEGELVILPGYLIGKKEDKLAFKFDIYATQPISRGFVYVDAKNGDILFYNSIIKHVNKFGKKYKKAGLKEKTVNIADKILVVGSAATRYSGTRSIETVTGTGGYILSDNTRGNGVHTYDLNESTNYASAVDFADNDNNWTAAEWDNTAKDNGALDAHWGAEMTYDYWLTKHNRNSFDGAGAAINSYIHYNVAYDNAFWDGSRMTYGDGSSDGTVGNGNFDILTSLDVAAHEIGHAICTNTANLAYQKESGAMNEAFSDIWAASVESFAAPEKSIWLIGEDIERRTTSASLRSMSNPKAEGQPDTYGGINWINPNCTPSSTNDYCGVHTNSGVLNHWFYILSVGKSGTNDIGSVYSVTGIGIDKAAQIAFRIESTYMSANSTYADARTFGIQSAEDLYGIGSPEVIATTNSFYAVGVGLEYGNNSVAYCTSKGNSVADEYIGNVQIGTINNASGNGNGYSDFTAISTDLDKGTSVTITITPTWTATVYSEGYSVWIDYNQDGDFADAGEQVWSKAASQTTPVSGTFTIPATATAGSTRMRVSMKYNAIPTECEAFSYGEVEDYTVNLIDATADTQAPTAPTLTASNVTISTVDLSWSSATDNVAVTGYDVYKNGTLLASILGTTYQATGLTLGTTYSFTIKAKDAAGNVSVGSNAASVTPLDTTAPTAPTLTASNATTTTVDMSWSGATDNVAVTGYDVYKNGTLLASVTGTIYQATGLTSGTTYSFTVRAKDAASNISADSNTATITTTTVDTTAPTAPTLTASNATTTTVDLSWSGATDNIAVTGYDVYKNGTLLASVTGTTYQATGLTSGTTYNFTVRAKDAAGNISADSNTVTITTLNQTVTYCTSKGNSVTDEYIGNVQIGTINNASGNGNGYSDFTAISTDLDKGTSVTITITPTWTATVYSEGYSVWIDYNQDGDFADAGEQIWSKAASQTTPVSGTFTIPATATAGSTRMRVSMKYNAIPTECEAFSYGEVEDYTINLIDAVVDTQAPTAPTLTASNATATTADLSWSSATDNVAVTGYDVYKNGTLLASVTGTTYQATGLTPATSYSFTVAAKDAAGNNSVSSNTATITTLNQALTYCASKGTTVTDEYIGNVQIGTINNASGNGNGYSDFTALSTNISGTVTITITPTWTATVYSEGYSVWIDYNQDGDFADAGEQVWSNVATKTTPVSGTFTIPATATAGSTRMRVSMKYNAIPTECETFTYGEVEDYTVVIGAAAINFAATTINSTISIYPNPVKGNFLTIIVPNSTKATYIIANILGQTVKSGSITGAIDVSKLKSGVYLININDGINITTKKFVKQ from the coding sequence ATGAAACAAAATTATTTTCAAAAAAAATTGCTATTAATTTTTATTAGTTTTTTCCTATTTATAGGCCAAATTAATGCGCAAAAAAAAGAATTAGTTCCAATTGCCAAACCTAGCCAATTAAGAGTTAAACTCGGCAAAGTTTATAGAGCTAACCAAAAAGACCTTTTATTTAAAGAGCATTTAAACAAAAGGGGTGAAGATAAAATTATTTTTATCAAAAGTGAAAGTGATAAGTTGGGTTTTACACACGATAGATATCAACAATATTACAAAAATATTAAAGTAGATTTTGCAACTCCTATAGTTCATATCAAAAATGGTGAAATTAAATCTCTTTCAGGAGAGTTTTACCAAATTGAAAACTTAAATATTACCCCTAAAATTTCTAAAGGAATAGCTTTACAAAGGGCTATTGCAAGTATTGGTGCATCTTCCTATATGTGGCAAGATACCAGAAATGCCAGACTTATTAATTATAAAAAACCTGAAGGTGAACTTGTAATATTACCGGGTTATCTTATTGGTAAAAAAGAAGATAAATTGGCTTTTAAATTTGATATTTATGCTACTCAACCTATTAGTAGAGGTTTTGTATATGTCGATGCAAAAAATGGCGATATTTTATTTTACAACTCTATTATTAAACATGTTAATAAATTTGGTAAGAAATATAAAAAAGCTGGTTTAAAAGAAAAAACAGTTAACATTGCTGATAAAATTTTAGTTGTAGGAAGTGCCGCAACAAGATATAGTGGTACTAGAAGTATTGAAACTGTAACCGGCACAGGTGGTTATATTTTAAGCGATAACACTAGAGGTAATGGAGTGCATACTTACGACTTAAATGAAAGTACCAACTATGCCTCAGCTGTTGATTTTGCAGACAACGATAATAATTGGACGGCTGCTGAATGGGATAATACCGCAAAAGACAATGGTGCATTAGATGCACATTGGGGAGCTGAAATGACTTACGATTACTGGCTTACTAAACATAACAGAAATAGTTTTGATGGTGCTGGAGCAGCTATAAATAGTTATATCCACTACAATGTAGCTTATGATAATGCCTTTTGGGATGGATCTAGAATGACCTACGGTGATGGCAGTTCTGACGGGACTGTTGGCAACGGAAATTTTGATATTTTAACATCTTTAGATGTTGCAGCGCACGAGATTGGACATGCAATTTGTACAAATACGGCAAATTTAGCTTACCAAAAAGAATCTGGAGCAATGAACGAAGCTTTTTCTGATATTTGGGCTGCATCTGTTGAGTCTTTTGCTGCTCCTGAAAAATCTATTTGGTTAATTGGTGAAGATATAGAAAGAAGAACTACAAGTGCTTCTTTACGATCTATGAGTAACCCAAAAGCTGAAGGACAACCTGATACTTATGGAGGTATTAACTGGATAAATCCAAACTGTACGCCTTCTTCAACAAATGATTATTGTGGTGTTCATACCAATTCTGGTGTATTAAATCACTGGTTTTATATCTTATCTGTTGGAAAATCTGGCACAAATGATATAGGAAGTGTTTATAGTGTTACAGGTATTGGTATAGATAAAGCTGCACAAATAGCCTTCAGAATAGAAAGCACATATATGTCTGCCAACTCTACGTATGCTGATGCTAGAACTTTCGGTATTCAATCTGCCGAAGATTTATATGGAATTGGTTCTCCCGAAGTAATAGCAACTACAAATTCTTTTTACGCTGTTGGTGTAGGATTAGAATACGGAAATAACTCTGTGGCATACTGTACTTCAAAAGGAAATAGTGTTGCTGATGAATATATTGGAAATGTGCAAATTGGAACTATAAACAACGCTTCAGGTAATGGAAACGGGTATAGTGATTTTACAGCTATTTCAACAGATCTTGACAAAGGTACTTCTGTTACAATAACTATTACTCCTACTTGGACAGCTACTGTGTACAGTGAAGGGTATAGCGTTTGGATTGATTACAACCAAGATGGTGATTTTGCCGATGCCGGAGAACAAGTATGGTCTAAAGCAGCATCTCAAACAACACCTGTAAGCGGTACATTTACCATACCTGCAACCGCAACTGCAGGAAGTACAAGAATGCGTGTTTCTATGAAATACAATGCTATTCCTACAGAATGTGAAGCCTTCTCTTATGGTGAAGTTGAAGATTATACGGTTAACTTAATTGACGCTACTGCAGATACTCAAGCTCCAACTGCGCCAACATTAACTGCAAGTAATGTTACTATATCTACGGTAGACTTATCTTGGTCTAGTGCTACTGATAATGTAGCTGTAACTGGTTATGATGTATATAAAAATGGAACACTTTTAGCTTCAATTCTAGGTACTACATACCAAGCAACAGGGTTAACACTAGGAACTACGTATAGTTTTACTATAAAAGCTAAAGATGCTGCTGGCAATGTTTCTGTTGGTAGTAATGCGGCTTCAGTTACTCCTTTAGATACAACTGCGCCAACTGCGCCAACACTAACAGCCAGCAACGCTACCACTACAACAGTAGATATGTCTTGGTCTGGTGCTACTGATAACGTAGCGGTAACAGGTTATGATGTATATAAAAACGGAACGCTCTTAGCTTCAGTTACAGGTACTATATACCAAGCAACAGGGTTAACTTCTGGAACAACATATAGCTTTACAGTTAGAGCTAAAGATGCTGCCAGTAATATTTCTGCTGATAGTAATACTGCAACCATTACTACCACAACTGTCGATACAACTGCGCCAACTGCTCCAACATTAACAGCCAGCAATGCTACCACTACAACAGTAGATCTGTCTTGGTCTGGTGCTACTGATAACATAGCGGTAACAGGTTATGATGTATATAAAAACGGAACGCTCTTAGCTTCAGTTACAGGTACTACATATCAAGCAACAGGGTTAACTTCTGGAACAACATATAACTTTACAGTTAGAGCTAAAGATGCTGCCGGTAATATTTCTGCTGATAGTAATACCGTTACTATCACTACGTTAAACCAAACAGTTACTTACTGTACTTCAAAAGGAAATAGCGTAACTGATGAATATATTGGAAATGTGCAAATTGGAACTATAAACAACGCTTCAGGTAATGGAAACGGGTATAGTGATTTTACAGCTATTTCAACAGATCTTGACAAAGGTACTTCTGTTACAATAACTATTACTCCTACTTGGACAGCTACTGTGTACAGTGAAGGGTATAGCGTTTGGATTGATTACAACCAAGATGGTGATTTTGCCGATGCCGGAGAACAAATATGGTCTAAAGCAGCATCTCAAACAACACCTGTAAGCGGTACATTTACCATACCTGCAACCGCAACTGCAGGAAGTACAAGAATGCGTGTTTCTATGAAATACAATGCTATTCCTACAGAATGTGAAGCCTTCTCTTATGGTGAAGTTGAAGATTATACGATTAACTTAATTGATGCTGTTGTAGATACTCAAGCTCCAACTGCACCAACATTAACAGCTAGTAATGCTACAGCAACTACAGCCGATTTATCTTGGTCTAGTGCTACTGATAATGTAGCTGTAACTGGTTATGATGTATATAAAAACGGAACACTTTTAGCTTCAGTTACAGGTACTACATACCAAGCAACAGGATTAACTCCTGCTACTTCGTACAGTTTTACTGTAGCAGCAAAAGATGCTGCAGGAAACAATTCTGTAAGTAGTAATACCGCAACTATTACCACTTTAAATCAAGCATTGACATATTGTGCTTCTAAAGGAACTACTGTAACTGATGAGTATATTGGGAATGTACAAATTGGAACCATAAATAATGCATCTGGAAACGGAAATGGTTACAGTGATTTCACAGCACTTTCAACCAATATTTCTGGAACGGTAACTATTACAATAACTCCAACTTGGACAGCTACTGTATATAGCGAAGGGTATAGCGTTTGGATTGATTACAACCAAGATGGTGATTTTGCTGATGCTGGTGAGCAAGTATGGTCTAATGTAGCCACAAAAACAACTCCGGTAAGTGGTACTTTTACTATTCCTGCAACTGCAACTGCAGGAAGTACAAGAATGCGTGTTTCTATGAAATACAATGCTATTCCTACCGAGTGTGAAACCTTTACTTATGGAGAAGTAGAAGATTATACCGTTGTAATTGGAGCGGCCGCTATTAATTTTGCTGCAACTACAATTAATTCTACTATCTCAATATATCCTAACCCTGTAAAAGGGAACTTCTTAACAATTATAGTGCCTAACAGTACAAAAGCAACTTATATTATTGCTAATATTTTAGGTCAAACTGTAAAATCTGGAAGCATTACAGGAGCAATTGATGTTAGTAAACTTAAATCGGGTGTATACTTGATTAACATCAATGATGGTATTAATATAACTACCAAAAAATTCGTAAAACAATAA
- the dprA gene encoding DNA-processing protein DprA, whose amino-acid sequence MLEEELLYVLALQRVKGIGDINAKKLISHCGSAKNVLTEKRKTLEKINGIGSVILKNLLNSTNLKEAEKELKYIQENAIETFYFTEKKYPKRLKHCVDAPILFFKEGNFQLENQPIISIVGTRKITSYGRDFCEKLISDLKEYNPIIVSGFAYGVDICAHKAALKNKLQTIGVLAHGFEEVYPKSHKKYVSEINKNGGFITDFWHNDKLIRENFLKRNRIVAGISEATIIIESAEKGGSLVTADIANSYSRDVFAVPGRSTDIYSKGCNSLIKYNKAAILTSAKDIVTMLNWELGLKQPKTIQKQLFVELTDIEQLIYTFLLENGKELLDLISLNCKLPIHQTTTVLFNLEMKGVVKPLPGKLFEAV is encoded by the coding sequence ATGCTTGAAGAAGAATTGTTGTACGTTTTAGCGTTACAGCGGGTAAAAGGTATAGGTGACATTAATGCAAAAAAGTTAATTTCTCACTGTGGAAGTGCTAAAAATGTACTTACTGAAAAAAGAAAAACACTTGAAAAAATTAACGGAATAGGTTCTGTAATACTTAAAAACTTATTAAATTCTACAAACTTAAAGGAAGCAGAAAAAGAGCTGAAATACATTCAGGAAAATGCGATTGAAACATTTTATTTTACCGAAAAGAAATACCCAAAAAGATTAAAACATTGTGTAGATGCACCTATCTTATTTTTTAAAGAAGGAAATTTCCAATTAGAGAACCAACCAATTATTAGTATTGTTGGAACTAGAAAAATTACTAGTTATGGAAGAGATTTTTGCGAGAAATTAATCTCAGATTTAAAGGAATACAATCCAATTATTGTAAGTGGTTTTGCTTATGGTGTTGATATTTGTGCACATAAAGCAGCTTTAAAAAATAAGTTACAAACCATTGGTGTTTTAGCACATGGTTTTGAAGAAGTGTATCCAAAATCGCACAAAAAATATGTTTCTGAGATTAATAAAAATGGAGGTTTTATAACTGATTTTTGGCATAATGATAAATTAATACGTGAAAATTTCTTAAAACGAAATAGAATTGTTGCAGGTATATCTGAAGCTACAATTATTATTGAATCAGCAGAGAAAGGAGGTTCTTTAGTAACAGCAGATATTGCAAACTCATATAGTAGAGATGTTTTTGCAGTTCCTGGAAGAAGTACAGATATTTACAGCAAAGGGTGTAATAGTTTAATTAAATATAATAAAGCGGCAATACTAACTTCAGCAAAAGATATTGTAACAATGTTAAATTGGGAATTAGGATTGAAACAGCCAAAAACTATTCAAAAACAATTATTTGTAGAACTTACAGATATAGAACAATTAATTTATACTTTTTTACTAGAAAACGGTAAAGAATTGTTAGATTTAATTTCGTTGAATTGTAAACTACCAATTCATCAAACAACAACTGTTTTATTCAATTTAGAAATGAAAGGAGTGGTAAAACCACTACCCGGAAAACTATTTGAGGCTGTTTAA
- a CDS encoding tetratricopeptide repeat protein has product MVKIYRFYMVDVKELYIAHCMKNKKFENYLLVVIMLISNFSYAQKMDNIEEKNLNFQSYFFEALKQKAIKNYSKAIVNLEQCYEIDSLNIAVDFELSKNELLLKNYAEAIFFINKALEKEPKNSYLLKHKVAIYKAQRNFKDAIEIQKRVVEIQPNNIDELLLLYFQNKDYIKAEKLITEIEKKAFSTQRIKSLKKYLENIKLLKTTTNIKIKPSLKDIDIKILKVAYNQNKNYKILVEILKREVKNELFEALYNDSQQALELFPAQPYLYKMNGLALNKLRKYNEAINVLTLGIDFVIDNTIMEADFYEELSKSYKGLNNMNKALKFMQKAKDLRNQN; this is encoded by the coding sequence ATGGTAAAAATATACAGATTTTATATGGTTGATGTTAAAGAATTGTATATTGCACATTGTATGAAAAACAAAAAATTTGAGAACTATTTGTTGGTTGTAATTATGTTAATTTCAAACTTTTCTTATGCGCAAAAAATGGATAATATTGAAGAAAAGAATTTGAATTTCCAATCCTATTTTTTTGAAGCATTAAAACAAAAAGCAATTAAAAATTACAGTAAAGCAATAGTGAACTTAGAACAATGTTATGAAATAGATTCTTTAAATATTGCGGTAGATTTTGAGTTATCAAAAAACGAATTATTATTAAAAAATTATGCAGAAGCTATTTTTTTTATTAATAAAGCATTGGAAAAAGAACCTAAAAACAGCTATTTATTAAAGCATAAAGTAGCAATTTATAAAGCTCAACGTAATTTTAAGGATGCTATTGAAATTCAAAAAAGAGTTGTTGAAATTCAACCAAATAACATAGATGAATTACTACTACTCTATTTTCAAAATAAAGACTATATAAAAGCTGAAAAATTAATTACTGAAATAGAAAAAAAAGCATTTTCTACTCAAAGAATAAAGAGCTTAAAAAAATATCTTGAAAATATAAAATTACTTAAAACAACAACAAATATTAAAATAAAACCATCTCTAAAAGATATTGATATTAAAATTTTAAAAGTAGCATACAACCAAAATAAAAATTATAAAATATTGGTAGAAATTTTAAAAAGAGAAGTTAAAAATGAACTTTTTGAGGCTTTGTATAATGATAGTCAACAAGCATTAGAATTATTTCCTGCGCAACCATATTTATATAAAATGAATGGTTTAGCATTGAATAAACTCAGAAAATATAATGAAGCAATTAACGTTTTAACTCTTGGCATTGATTTTGTAATTGACAATACAATTATGGAGGCAGATTTTTATGAAGAACTTTCTAAAAGTTACAAAGGGCTAAATAACATGAATAAAGCTTTAAAATTTATGCAAAAGGCGAAAGATTTAAGAAATCAAAATTAA
- a CDS encoding HAD family hydrolase, with protein sequence MIEIPKQAEGLIFDLDGTVANTMQNHFLSWRKAVMPYGVDFTAKLFKSLTGKPREATILKLNELFDTTMNPEEVGNVKAAHFKTLVDTTKEIAIVADVVRKYHNILPMSIGTGSTRNGAKKTLEVIEMSHFFDIVITANDIENPKPHPETFLKCAELMGVHPMNCVVFEDGILGIQAAKEAGMMVVDVNDYYKMEFTI encoded by the coding sequence ATGATTGAAATCCCAAAACAAGCTGAAGGACTTATTTTTGATTTAGATGGTACAGTTGCCAATACTATGCAAAATCATTTTTTATCTTGGCGAAAAGCTGTTATGCCTTATGGAGTAGATTTTACGGCCAAATTATTTAAGTCTTTAACCGGAAAACCAAGAGAAGCTACAATCTTAAAATTGAATGAATTATTTGATACAACAATGAATCCTGAAGAAGTTGGGAATGTAAAAGCAGCCCATTTCAAAACATTGGTTGATACCACAAAAGAAATTGCTATAGTAGCAGATGTTGTTAGAAAATACCACAACATTTTACCAATGTCTATTGGAACAGGAAGCACTAGAAATGGTGCCAAAAAAACCTTAGAAGTAATTGAAATGTCTCATTTTTTTGATATAGTTATCACAGCCAATGATATTGAAAATCCAAAACCACACCCTGAAACATTTTTAAAATGTGCAGAATTAATGGGTGTTCATCCAATGAACTGTGTTGTTTTTGAAGATGGAATTTTAGGAATTCAAGCAGCGAAAGAAGCAGGAATGATGGTTGTAGATGTGAATGATTATTACAAAATGGAATTCACCATTTAA
- a CDS encoding DUF4292 domain-containing protein — protein MKYNLKIAILILLVITSCKTNKKVISTSSVAKISTKKIISKHYSNDFNQKTINARLTVRYRDKNTAIAIGVKLRLEKDKTIWMSATKLGIPIAKIKITPNRVVYYEKIKRTYFNGDFSLLSKWLGTELNFKKVQNILLGQAVLNLKKGKYNSKISGNLYQLSPRKKKELFGILFFINPTNFKLNKQEIHSPKKKQLLSVSYSNYKEINEEQFPKNIKILATDNKNLTTIKMEYRWVEFNKKLTFPFSVPRGYKEIKLK, from the coding sequence ATGAAGTACAATTTAAAAATAGCAATATTAATTTTATTGGTTATTACTTCTTGTAAAACAAATAAAAAAGTTATTAGTACAAGTAGTGTTGCTAAAATTTCAACAAAAAAAATAATTAGTAAACACTATAGTAATGATTTTAATCAAAAAACAATAAATGCTAGATTAACAGTAAGATATAGAGATAAAAATACAGCTATAGCCATTGGTGTTAAATTGCGCTTAGAGAAGGATAAAACAATATGGATGAGCGCTACAAAACTAGGAATACCTATAGCTAAAATTAAAATTACTCCAAATAGAGTGGTTTATTATGAAAAAATAAAAAGAACTTATTTTAATGGAGATTTTTCGTTATTAAGTAAATGGTTAGGCACAGAGTTGAATTTTAAAAAGGTTCAAAATATATTATTGGGTCAGGCTGTTTTAAATTTAAAAAAAGGAAAATATAATTCTAAAATAAGCGGTAATTTATATCAATTATCTCCAAGAAAGAAAAAGGAGTTATTCGGAATTTTATTTTTTATAAATCCAACTAATTTTAAATTAAACAAACAAGAAATTCACAGTCCCAAAAAGAAGCAATTATTATCAGTTTCTTATTCAAATTACAAAGAAATTAACGAAGAGCAATTTCCTAAAAATATTAAGATACTAGCTACGGACAACAAAAATTTAACAACAATAAAAATGGAGTATCGTTGGGTTGAGTTTAATAAAAAGTTAACATTTCCATTTTCAGTGCCTAGAGGGTATAAAGAAATTAAATTAAAATAA